Proteins co-encoded in one Thamnophis elegans isolate rThaEle1 chromosome 1, rThaEle1.pri, whole genome shotgun sequence genomic window:
- the FAM117B gene encoding protein FAM117B, which yields MSSQPRVRRSGSPTPAASAGGGGAAAVAAAAATTTTAAAAAGGTNSRLQPMRATVPFQLKQHGSPTRSGGGSGGSSNIPRGAAAAANAPLQPSPPPPPPPPPPLPSARAASPTRSMLSSGGGGGNNAGARGASSGGSNSSSSSSPTVGTQTLLGACVSAAGPPSSTPSSGSARGGSPTGVVGSRNSPPRLPPPPPPPLPGSTPSPSSSPVSPPVPEGSACAAIASSASSSTGGKTRHRQRRHSPEPNRASPERKSPSSPVCKDKPRPPSSSPSSISRRTPSLDILAAPYLAGQWPRDNHGQVTPCMRDKATQTESAWAEEYLEKKKGSHKRSASWGSTDQLKEIAKLRQQLQRSKHSSRHHRDKERQSPFHGNHAAINQCQAPVPKSMLVPVIPIAKSSGSRFRNSIEGLNQEIEIIIKETGEKEEQLIPQDIPDGHRAPPPLVQRSSSTRSIDTQTPGGAEKGSNNSSRSQSISPGSFLAISNEGSEESPCSADDLLLDPRDKENGNNSPLPKYATSPKPNNSYMFKREPPEGCEKVKVFEESLPKPLHEIPAFYCPDKNKVNFIPKSGSAFCLVSILKPLLPTQDLTLKGATHNLTVTTGMTPALLQPLSMASLSANTDQERLSRGTSKVISQMSVLQQSGHSEETEG from the exons ATGTCTTCCCAGCCGCGCGTGAGGCGCAGCGGCTCCCCGACTCCAGCCGCCTccgcggggggagggggagccgcggccgtggcggcggcggcggcgactaCTActacggcggcggcggcggcaggcggCACCAACAGCCGCCTACAGCCCATGCGGGCCACGGTGCCTTTCCAGCTCAAGCAGCACGGCAGCCCCACGAGGAGCGGCGGAGGCAGCGGAGGCAGCAGCAACATTCCAcgaggggcggcggcggcggcaaacGCCCCACTCCAAccgtcgccgccgccgcctcctcctcctcctcctcccttgccGTCCGCGCGCGCCGCCAGCCCCACGCGATCGAtgctgagtagcggcggcggcggcggcaacaacgcgggcgcgcgcggggccagcagcggcggcagcaacagcagcagcagcagcagcccgacCGTGGGCACGCAGACGCTCCTCGGGGCGTGCGTCTCCGCCGCGGGGCCCCCTTCCTCGACCCCGTCCTCGGGCTCCGCGCGCGGCGGCAGCCCCACCGGCGTCGTCGGGTCGCGCAACAGCCCCCCtcgcctgccgccgccgccgccgccgcccttgCCCGGTTCGACGCCCTCGCCTTCCTCGTCGCCGGTTTCGCCGCCGGTGCCTGAGGGGAGCGCCTGTGCCGCCATCGCCTCCTCAGCCTCCTCCTCAACGGGAGGGAAAACCCGGCATCGCCAGCGACGGCATTCGCCGGAGCCGAACAGGGCCTCCCCGGAGAGGAAGAGCCCCAGTTCGCCTGTTTGTAAAG ATAAACCACGGCCACCATCATCAAGCCCTTCCAGTATTTCCCGCCGTACCCCTTCACTAGACATACTTGCTGCTCCATATCTTGCTGGGCAATGGCCTCGTGATAATCATGGGCAAGTCACACCTTGTATGAGGGATAAAGCCACACAG ACTGAGAGTGCTTGGGCTGAAGAATacttggaaaagaaaaagggatctCATAAGCGCTCAGCATCTTGGGGCAGTACTGACCAACTCAAAGAG ATTGCCAAGTTACGCCAGCAACTGCAAAGAAGCAAACACAGCAGCAGACACCATCGTGATAAAGAAAGACAGTCTCCATTCCATGGTAATCATGCAGCTATTAACCAGTGCCAG GCTCCAGTCCCAAAGAGCATGCTGGTTCCTGTGATACCAATAGCTAAGTCAAGTGGATCCCGTTTCCGTAATAGCATAGAAGGGCTGAATCAGGAGATTGAAATAATCATAAAAGAGACTGGAGAGAAAGAGGAACAACTTATT CCACAAGATATTCCCGATGGGCATCGAGCGCCACCTCCTTTAGTGCAGCGTAGCAGCAGTACTCGCAGCATTGACACACAGACTCCGGGAGGAGCAGAGAAAGGCAGTAACAACAGCAGCCGATCTCAGTCTATTTCCCCAGGCTCCTTCCTTGCTATCTCCAACGAGGGCAGCGAGGAGAGCCCTTGCTCTGCAGATGACCTGCTTCTGGATCCCAGAGATAAAG AGAATGGAAACAATTCGCCTCTTCCCAAATATGCTACATCACCAAAACCCAACAATAGCTACATGTTCAAACGTGAACCTCCTGAAGGCTGTGAGAAAGTCAAAGTGTTTGAGGAAAGCTT GCCAAAACCTTTGCATGAAATTCCAGCCTTTTATTGCCCTGACAAGAATAAAGTTAACTTTATTCCTAAAAGTGGCTCTGCCTTCTGCCTCGTCAGCATTCTCAAGCCCCTTCTTCCCACGCAAGATCTTACTCTCAAAGGTGCTACTCATAATCTGACCGTCACGACTGGGATGACGCCCGCGCTGCTGCAACCTCTCTCCATGGCCTCCCTTTCAGCAAACACAGACCAAGAGCGCCTCTCTCGTGGAACCAGCAAAGTAATATCACAGATGTCTGTGCTCCAGCAGTCAGGACATAGTGAAGAAACTGAAGGATAA